In Helianthus annuus cultivar XRQ/B chromosome 8, HanXRQr2.0-SUNRISE, whole genome shotgun sequence, a single genomic region encodes these proteins:
- the LOC110906930 gene encoding receptor-like protein kinase HERK 1, with product MSLVSERPCQEYPLDMIQRATDNFDESNLIGKGGFGKVYKGMLYSGWNMTVVAVKRLKPGSKQGVQQFHTEIKMLSMCRHSHLVTLMGYCKENEEMILVYEYMSRGNLAAQLFKFPNSGLRWEQRLNICIQAARALQYLHTGHSDMVIHLDVKCSNILLDENMNAKISDLGLSTIIPANQREALTTFVQGTRGYIDPHYRKSNKCSTQTDVYAFVVVLLELLTGTHVTSGRVIPDPDVTHLAKWIQQQISNGSLNQIIDQSIVHEIAPNCRNSFAKIISKSLQIDPSKRPLMSTVVAQLEDALAMQTGTNPSSSLVDGDLHGYFNRFDTTDTNSDDLDDHFNPFSTHTASHDPGEDFNIFSMHANANAETSDNHDSFNIFRLTSRLRTPVTDNWKSKCEFMLHQITFHTLVLYFLCTRHFHK from the coding sequence ATGTCCCTAGTTTCCGAAAGGCCTTGCCAAGAATATCCCTTGGATATGATACAAAGGGCTACCGATAATTTCGATGAGTCAAACCTCATCGGAAAAGGAGGTTTCGGAAAAGTATACAAGGGTATGCTTTATTCGGGATGGAATATGACTGTTGTGGCAGTTAAACGTTTGAAACCGGGATCAAAACAAGGTGTTCAACAGTTCCACACAGAAATCAAGATGCTTTCCATGTGCCGTCACTCTCACCTTGTGACCCTGATGGGCTATTGCAAGGAGAATGAAGAGATGATCCTGGTGTATGAATATATGTCGCGTGGCAACCTTGCTGCTCAACTATTCAAATTTCCCAACTCCGGTTTGAGATGGGAGCAACGCCTTAACATATGTATTCAGGCTGCACGTGCGTTACAGTATCTTCACACGGGACACTCGGATATGGTCATTCATCTTGATGTAAAGTGTTCCAACATTTTATTAGATGAGAACATGAATGCCAAAATATCCGATTTGGGATTATCAACCATTATTCCTGCGAACCAGCGTGAAGCGCTAACAACTTTTGTTCAGGGTACTCGGGGATACATAGATCCCCATTACCGCAAATCCAACAAATGCTCAACACAAACAGATGTATATGCTTTTGTTGTCGTACTATTGGAACTATTGACCGGGACACATGTCACAAGTGGTAGGGTCATCCCTGATCCGGATGTCACCCATCTGGCCAAATGGATTCAACAACAGATAAGTAATGGATCACTTAATCAAATCATTGATCAAAGTATTGTGCATGAAATTGCTCCAAATTGTAGAAATAGTTTTGCAAAAATCATAAGTAAATCTTTGCAAATTGATCCTAGCAAACGACCTTTGATGTCCACTGTTGTGGCCCAGCTTGAAGATGCATTGGCAATGCAAACAGGCACAAACCCATCGTCTTCCCTAGTCGACGGTGATCTTCATGGATATTTTAATAGATTCGACACCACGGACACCAATTCCGATGATCTCGATGACCACTTTAATCCATTCAGCACGCACACCGCCTCCCATGATCCAGGTGAAGACTTCAATATATTCAGCATGCACGCCAATGCCAATGCCGAGACCTCAGACAATCATGATAGTTTCAATATATTCCGACTAACAAGCCGTTTGCGAACTCCTGTAACCGATAACTGGAAAAGCAAATGTGAGTTTATGCTACACCAAATAACATTTCACACACTTGTATTGTATTTTCTTTGCACACGACATTTCCATAAGTAA
- the LOC110906928 gene encoding titin-like: protein MSSSSGVSGTLDPIAVGLDDPMPTDPEIYTSDTDSRDDDDFQPFALPDFGDDVQLADGILAGDLPLAEIPAPVPLAAFPMEDLPPDVVSDDDVDLFVEGPPEDDHEGGAPIADDVFIPIAKAPVEEAPFDSPGPDSFESVASASLHDRGVQHYSPDANSDVAMSAVPGSPHELEFDYEFEDEFDPVFPPDFDPDREIEFIPVDQPLEAPVAPIDQFLDIPIDFDMDFADPEPVIAPEPVVAHDHVLVHDPVLDDAPVVAPPDMDAPAIAPPIVDLPVIAPILPDSAPVYANHAPFATHIDPRYADTHNGWIDDDDYPPYVRPVTPSHAPISAPIDVAPHFPHVSDIHRTDLPITFLQDIPPPRPGEGSSRQQPAFVPPVSLAVPFVSQFPHTTPSFVPSGEPFLGRRPMLCHYQTHITRFMSGIPEMTY, encoded by the coding sequence ATGTCTTCTTCGAGTGGAGTTTCTGGCACACTAGACCCCATAGCAGTAGGCCTAGATGACCCGATGCCCACAGATCCCGAGATTTATACATCTGATACTGACAGCAGGGATGATGACGATTTTCAGCCTTTCGCTTTGCCCGACTTCGGGGACGATGTTCAGCTCGCTGATGGCATTCTAGCTGGGGATCTACCTCTTGCTGAGATCCCTGCTCCCGTTCCACTTGCTGCATTTCCTATGGAGGATTTGCCACCCGATGTTGTGTCTGATGACGACGTCGATCTTTTCGTTGAGGGTCCCCCTGAGGACGACCATGAGGGTGGGGCCCCGATTGCTGATGATGTCTTCATTCCTATTGCTAAGGCTCCTGTTGAGGAGGCTCCTTTTGATTCACCTGGTCCAGACTcgtttgagtctgtggcatccgcttCTTTGCATGACCGGGGCGTGCAACACTACTCTCCTGACGCTAACTCAGATGTGGCGATGTCAGCTGTACCTGGTTCACCTCACGAGTTAGAGTTTGATTATGAGTTCGAGGACGAGTTTGATCCAGTTTTTCCTCCTGATTTTGATCCCGATCGCGAGATCGAGTTTATTCCTGTTGACCAGCCCTTGGAGGCACCAGTGGCTCCTATTGATCAGTTTCTTGATATACCTATCGACTTTGATATGGACTTTGCCGACCCTGAGCCTGTCATAGCACCAGAGCCTGTTGTTGCCCATGACCATGTACTTGTGCACGACCCTGTTCTTGATGATGCTCCAGTCGTTGCACCGCCTGATATGGATGCACCAGCCATTGCACCACCCATTGTTGACCTTCCCGTTATTGCACCGATATTACCTGATTCGGCCCCTGTGTATGCTAACCATGCACCTTTTGCCACTCACATCGATCCTCGATACGCTGACACCCACAACGGGTGGATCGACGATGACGATTATCCCCCATATGTTAGACCTGTCACCCCTTCTCATGCACCCATCTCTGCACCGATTGATGTTGCCCCTCATTTTCCCCATGTGTCTGATATCCATCGTACCGATCTTCCTATCACTTTTCTCCAGGATATTCCTCCACCTCGTCCTGGGGAGGGTTCGTCGAGACAACAGCCTGCTTTCGTACCGCCTGTATCGTTAGCTGTTCCATTTGTGTCTCAGTTTCCTCACACTACACCATCTTTCGTACCTTCGGGCGAGCCGTTTCTTGGTCGTCGCCCAATGTTATGCCACTATCAGACCCATATCACCCGTTTCATGTCGGGTATACCAGAGATGACATACTGA
- the LOC110906929 gene encoding nacrein-like protein C1: MVTTSKPAMITEAIDLSVALTEEAIRLNKFSISEPKKKETHVESLGENKRKFSNFKKSTGSASKKRDTNPPAEVKTGSEHKGKGYMGTLPKCYLCQHHHAGRCRLSKCESCGSMGHSKDTYWVGTGRGGQRGYDNNNHGGNGNGNHNGGNGNRGNFGNKAGNGNRNQNNNQGGNGDDLLD; the protein is encoded by the exons ATGGTAACCACTTCAAAGCCTGCAATGATtactgaagccattgatctcagcgtTGCACTTACAGAAGAAGCCAtcagattgaacaagttttcaatttCTGAACCGAAGAAGAAAGAAACTCATGTTGAATCCTTAGGGGAAAACAAGAGAAAGTTCTCGAACTTTAAGAAAAGTACCGGCAGTGCCAGCAAGAAGAGGGATACAAACCCGCCAGCTGAAGTAAAGACTGGCAGTGAACACAAAGggaaaggatacatgggcactctgcccaagtgttaTTTATGCCAACATCATCATGCTGGCCGGTGCAGACTTAGCAAATGTGAATCCTGTGGAAGCATGGGTCACTCAAAAGACACTTATTGGGTTGGTACTGGCCGTGGTGGCCAAAGAGGATATGATAACAACAACCACGGAGGTAACGGGAATGGGAACCACAACGGCGGAAATGGTAATCGCGGTAACTTTGGGAATAAAGCAGGAAATGGTAACCGCAATCAAAACAACAACCAAGGTGGTAATGGAGATG ATTTGCTTGACTAA